From one Catenuloplanes nepalensis genomic stretch:
- a CDS encoding AurF N-oxygenase family protein — MTPDRERTAARLLRSSAAHSYDPEIEIDWSAPLVPGAWFVPPHRSSLYGTPLWDRLGEEQRIELTRHEAASIAGLGIWFETILMQLLVRAYYHQDPTAGHAQYALTEIADECRHSVMFGRMIEKLGTPVYRPDGLNAALGRWIGATGTGPRMFAAILICEEILDALQREAMADERVQPLVRMVSRIHVVEEARHVRYAREELARQVRAADRRRLTFDRLVIGRTAHLCGTRLVHPDVYRAVGLDPATGRRAAWANPRFRETVRWAGERVVTYLGDLDLIRGPGLPFWRRSGLLPA, encoded by the coding sequence ATGACGCCCGATCGCGAACGCACCGCCGCGCGACTGCTGCGCTCCTCGGCCGCGCACTCGTACGACCCGGAGATCGAGATCGACTGGTCCGCGCCGCTGGTGCCGGGCGCCTGGTTCGTGCCGCCGCACCGGTCCAGCCTCTACGGCACGCCGCTCTGGGACCGGCTCGGCGAGGAGCAGCGGATCGAGCTGACCCGGCACGAGGCGGCCAGCATCGCCGGGCTCGGCATCTGGTTCGAGACCATCCTCATGCAGCTGCTGGTCCGCGCCTACTACCACCAGGACCCGACCGCCGGGCACGCGCAGTACGCGCTGACCGAGATCGCGGACGAGTGCCGGCACTCGGTGATGTTCGGCCGGATGATCGAGAAGCTGGGCACGCCGGTCTACCGCCCGGACGGCCTGAACGCGGCACTGGGCCGCTGGATCGGCGCGACCGGCACCGGCCCGCGGATGTTCGCCGCCATCCTGATCTGCGAGGAGATCCTGGACGCGCTCCAGCGCGAGGCGATGGCGGACGAGCGGGTGCAGCCGCTGGTCCGGATGGTGTCCCGGATCCACGTGGTCGAGGAGGCCCGGCACGTCCGCTACGCCCGGGAGGAACTGGCCCGGCAGGTCCGCGCGGCCGATCGCCGCCGGCTCACGTTCGACCGGCTGGTGATCGGCCGCACCGCCCACCTGTGCGGCACCCGCCTGGTCCACCCCGACGTCTACCGCGCCGTCGGCCTCGACCCGGCCACCGGCCGCCGCGCGGCGTGGGCGAACCCGCGGTTCCGCGAGACGGTCCGGTGGGCGGGCGAACGGGTCGTGACGTACCTCGGCGATCTGGACCTGATCCGCGGCCCCGGCCTGCCCTTCTGGCGGCGATCCGGGCTCCTGCCCGCCTGA
- a CDS encoding TetR/AcrR family transcriptional regulator, producing MHVDETPVNTDGRRGRWAGHREQRRSELTEAAIAAIRALGPEVGMDAIAAHAGVSKPVLYRYFADKSELWLAVGQRAAELVLDAIVPAVAAVREERAAISAAIDAYLAHIAADTHLYRFVVHQPEITRRRDVVTDVVDTVASGLARIFGDRLRALGLDSGAALPWSYGVVGYVQAVGDWWLRRQQPISREALADYLTTFLWGGVAGIRHAADVPGGLAVFREAGAVQGGET from the coding sequence ATGCACGTCGATGAGACACCGGTCAATACCGACGGCCGGCGAGGGCGCTGGGCCGGCCACCGTGAGCAGCGCCGATCCGAGCTGACCGAGGCCGCGATCGCGGCGATCCGGGCGCTCGGCCCGGAGGTCGGGATGGACGCGATCGCCGCGCACGCCGGGGTGAGCAAGCCGGTGCTCTACCGCTACTTCGCGGACAAGTCCGAGCTGTGGCTCGCGGTCGGGCAGCGCGCGGCCGAGCTGGTGCTGGACGCGATCGTCCCGGCGGTCGCCGCGGTCCGCGAGGAACGGGCCGCGATCAGCGCGGCGATCGACGCGTACCTGGCGCACATCGCGGCCGACACCCACCTCTACCGGTTCGTCGTGCACCAGCCGGAGATCACCCGCCGCCGGGACGTGGTCACCGACGTGGTGGACACGGTCGCCAGCGGCCTGGCCCGGATCTTCGGCGACCGGCTCCGCGCGCTCGGGCTCGACTCCGGCGCCGCGCTGCCCTGGTCGTACGGCGTCGTCGGCTACGTGCAGGCGGTCGGCGACTGGTGGCTGCGCCGGCAGCAGCCGATCAGCCGCGAGGCGCTGGCCGACTACCTGACCACGTTCCTCTGGGGCGGTGTGGCCGGCATCCGGCACGCCGCCGACGTCCCCGGCGGCCTCGCCGTGTTCCGGGAGGCCGGCGCAGTTCAGGGAGGAGAGACATGA
- a CDS encoding SDR family NAD(P)-dependent oxidoreductase translates to MTRLRDYRFAGRTAVLTGAAGGIGAHLARGLAARGSHLVLVDVDAARLAPLAARLRADHPGLRVTAIVADLADRAEVRRVAAEVLAAHPSIGLLVNNAGIALGGRFDQVTAEQFEAVMNVNFRAPMLLTHALLPALTAEPGGHLVNVSSLFGLIAPAGHSAYAASKFALRGLSQVLHSELAHSGVGVTTVHPGGVRTRIAENAPAGRDVPANEIEPNRRLFAMLLRHPPEKAAARILNAVARRRARLLIGADAVVPDLLARLLPNGHARVMHAITSAAAAYGRRSAAMRPASASASASASASASASAEVRR, encoded by the coding sequence ATGACCCGCCTCCGGGACTACCGGTTCGCCGGGCGCACCGCCGTGCTCACCGGCGCGGCCGGCGGCATCGGCGCGCACCTCGCCCGCGGGCTCGCCGCACGCGGCAGCCACCTGGTGCTGGTCGACGTGGACGCGGCCCGGCTCGCACCGCTGGCCGCGCGACTGCGCGCGGACCATCCCGGCCTGCGCGTGACGGCGATCGTCGCGGACCTCGCGGACCGGGCCGAGGTGCGGCGCGTCGCTGCCGAGGTACTCGCCGCGCACCCGTCGATCGGGCTGCTGGTCAACAACGCGGGCATCGCGCTCGGCGGCCGGTTCGACCAGGTCACCGCCGAGCAGTTCGAGGCCGTGATGAACGTGAACTTCCGCGCACCGATGCTGCTCACCCACGCGCTGCTGCCCGCGCTCACCGCCGAGCCGGGCGGCCACCTGGTCAACGTGTCCAGCCTGTTCGGGCTGATCGCACCGGCCGGGCACAGCGCGTACGCGGCCAGCAAGTTCGCGCTGCGCGGACTCAGCCAGGTGCTGCACAGCGAGCTGGCACACTCAGGCGTCGGCGTGACCACGGTGCACCCCGGCGGCGTCCGCACCCGGATCGCGGAGAACGCGCCGGCCGGCCGCGACGTCCCCGCGAACGAGATCGAGCCGAACCGCCGGCTCTTCGCGATGTTGCTGCGCCACCCGCCGGAGAAGGCGGCCGCGCGGATCCTGAACGCCGTCGCGCGGCGCCGGGCCCGGCTGTTGATCGGCGCGGACGCGGTGGTGCCGGACCTGCTGGCCCGGCTGCTGCCGAACGGCCACGCGCGAGTCATGCACGCGATCACCTCGGCCGCCGCGGCCTACGGACGGCGATCGGCCGCCATGCGGCCCGCCTCGGCAAGCGCCTCGGCAAGCGCCTCGGCAAGCGCCTCGGCAAGCGCCGAGGTGCGCCGATGA
- a CDS encoding molybdopterin cofactor-binding domain-containing protein, producing the protein MTGPLPRRRLFGYVLAAPILVTAAGFTPEPAAADPTELLDLNDIMTAASLPTSGLITVDVNTDGTVSFALPRAEVGQGITTSTAMLIAEELAVPVGRVRVTLADARPELLFNQLTGGSNTTISTFTPIRVAAAVARERLLAAASSWFGAPVDHLRLRDGVISDRTGRRVGIGALAAGAASDRTIAVPVDLTARESFTVIGRPHGRVDALDAVTGRKTFAMDLDVPGAAPAMVCRPPTINGRPGPVANLAEVRAMPGVTDVVTVSTGVAVRAATFGQCIDAVRALRVIWGPGTAEGKSDDTVLRSLAAAELPLGPRPPTPVVEERFTFAFRGNSALEPNCAIADVRADRAEIWSALKSPIVAAKTIAARLGLPAGRVTVHVTEGGGSFGRKLFFDAALEAAEISQKIRKPVKLMWHRADDVRQGRTHPMATSLVRIAYAGGLVLSYEQRHTSVATDLGHGLGELLTATLAQLPVGDAAFAQVFFQFSQTSPYRFGSTSRLLNEVDRGFNTGSMRNVYSPDATCARELMIDRLAARMGSDPYRFRLDFLRDARARAVLRAVAEAGGWGRALPAGVAQGIAFHSEYKSVSAVLVELDCRPATVGRPIRDGVGGPRVTRAVLAVDAGLVVNPRGLDAQMMGGIMDGIALTLTSGLHLRDGHFLEASWDDYFYTRQWNVPPDLRIIIMPSDSAQPGGAGELAVAASAAAVACAYGRATGTVPTRFPINHGTLSFTPKPTVPPIPASPADGARRG; encoded by the coding sequence GTGACCGGACCGCTCCCCCGCCGCAGGCTCTTCGGATACGTCCTGGCGGCGCCGATCCTGGTGACCGCGGCCGGTTTCACGCCCGAACCGGCCGCCGCGGACCCGACCGAACTGCTGGACCTCAACGACATCATGACCGCGGCCTCGCTGCCCACGTCCGGGCTAATCACGGTGGACGTCAACACCGACGGCACGGTGTCGTTCGCGCTGCCCCGGGCCGAGGTCGGGCAGGGCATCACCACCTCCACCGCCATGCTGATCGCGGAGGAACTGGCCGTGCCGGTCGGCCGGGTGCGCGTCACACTCGCCGACGCGCGCCCGGAGCTGCTGTTCAACCAGTTGACCGGCGGGTCGAACACCACGATCTCCACGTTCACGCCGATCCGGGTCGCGGCCGCGGTCGCCCGTGAACGGTTGCTGGCGGCCGCCTCCTCGTGGTTCGGCGCGCCGGTCGACCACCTTCGCCTGCGGGACGGGGTGATCAGCGACCGCACCGGCCGGCGCGTCGGCATCGGCGCGCTCGCCGCCGGGGCCGCCAGCGACCGCACCATCGCGGTCCCGGTCGACCTGACCGCGCGGGAGAGCTTCACCGTCATCGGCAGGCCGCACGGCCGCGTCGACGCGCTCGACGCGGTCACCGGCCGCAAGACCTTCGCGATGGACCTCGACGTACCCGGTGCCGCACCCGCGATGGTGTGCCGGCCGCCGACCATCAACGGCCGGCCCGGGCCGGTGGCCAACCTGGCCGAGGTCCGCGCGATGCCCGGCGTCACCGACGTGGTCACCGTCTCCACCGGCGTGGCCGTGCGCGCGGCCACGTTCGGCCAGTGCATCGACGCGGTCCGCGCGCTGCGGGTCATCTGGGGGCCGGGCACCGCCGAGGGGAAGTCCGACGACACCGTGCTGCGGTCCCTGGCCGCCGCGGAGCTGCCGCTCGGTCCGCGGCCACCCACCCCGGTCGTCGAGGAACGGTTCACGTTCGCGTTCCGCGGCAACAGCGCGCTCGAACCGAACTGCGCGATCGCGGACGTGCGCGCGGACCGGGCCGAGATCTGGTCCGCGCTCAAGTCGCCGATCGTGGCGGCGAAGACGATCGCGGCGCGGCTCGGGCTGCCGGCCGGCCGGGTCACCGTGCACGTCACCGAGGGCGGCGGCTCGTTCGGCCGGAAGCTGTTCTTCGACGCCGCGCTGGAGGCCGCGGAGATCTCGCAGAAGATCCGCAAGCCGGTCAAGCTGATGTGGCACCGGGCGGACGACGTGCGGCAGGGGCGCACCCACCCGATGGCGACCTCGCTGGTGCGCATCGCGTACGCCGGTGGGCTGGTCCTCTCCTACGAGCAGCGGCACACCAGCGTCGCCACCGACCTCGGGCACGGGCTCGGCGAACTGCTCACCGCCACGCTCGCCCAGCTGCCGGTCGGCGACGCCGCGTTCGCGCAGGTGTTCTTCCAGTTCTCGCAGACCTCGCCGTACCGGTTCGGCAGCACCAGCCGGCTGCTCAACGAGGTCGACCGTGGCTTCAACACCGGCAGCATGCGCAACGTCTACTCGCCGGACGCCACCTGCGCGCGCGAGCTGATGATCGACCGGCTGGCCGCGCGGATGGGCAGCGATCCGTACCGGTTCCGGCTGGACTTCCTCCGCGACGCCCGGGCCAGGGCGGTGCTGCGCGCGGTCGCCGAGGCCGGCGGCTGGGGGCGCGCGCTGCCGGCCGGTGTGGCCCAGGGCATCGCGTTCCACTCGGAGTACAAGTCGGTCAGCGCGGTGCTGGTCGAGCTGGACTGCCGGCCCGCGACCGTCGGCCGGCCGATCCGGGACGGTGTCGGCGGCCCGCGGGTCACCCGCGCGGTCCTCGCGGTCGACGCGGGACTGGTCGTCAACCCGCGCGGGCTGGACGCCCAGATGATGGGCGGGATCATGGACGGCATCGCGCTCACCCTCACCTCCGGCCTGCACCTGCGGGACGGGCACTTCCTGGAGGCGAGCTGGGACGACTACTTCTACACCCGGCAGTGGAACGTCCCGCCGGACCTGCGGATCATCATCATGCCCAGCGACTCCGCACAGCCCGGCGGCGCCGGCGAGCTCGCGGTGGCCGCGTCCGCGGCGGCGGTCGCCTGCGCCTACGGCCGGGCCACCGGCACCGTCCCGACCCGCTTCCCGATCAACCACGGCACGCTGTCGTTCACGCCGAAGCCGACGGTGCCGCCGATCCCGGCGTCGCCTGCCGACGGCGCGCGGAGAGGATGA
- a CDS encoding Fur family transcriptional regulator — protein MTDGDRPRRRTRHRAQIDALLRGTTEFLSAQRIHAELRDRGVRIGLTTVYRAMQAMAEEGAVDATRTPGGELVYRHCSPRHHHHLMCRSCARVVEVEGPAIERWTTAVAEHHGFRDLNHNVEIFGTCPSCAASPPAN, from the coding sequence ATGACCGACGGCGATCGGCCGCGGCGGCGCACGCGGCACCGCGCCCAGATAGACGCGCTGCTGCGCGGCACGACCGAGTTCCTCAGCGCGCAACGGATCCACGCCGAGCTGCGGGACCGGGGCGTCCGCATCGGACTGACGACGGTCTACCGCGCGATGCAGGCGATGGCCGAGGAGGGCGCGGTCGACGCGACCCGCACGCCGGGCGGCGAGCTGGTCTACCGGCACTGCAGCCCGCGCCACCATCACCACCTGATGTGCCGTTCCTGCGCGCGCGTCGTCGAGGTGGAGGGCCCGGCGATCGAACGCTGGACCACCGCGGTCGCCGAACACCACGGCTTCCGCGACCTCAACCACAACGTCGAGATCTTCGGCACCTGCCCGTCGTGTGCCGCCTCGCCGCCGGCGAACTGA
- a CDS encoding GNAT family N-acetyltransferase: MTLTDAAPIAVGEAIEGAFLGAIAENAPAVLREALGLRVVAVDGVTVLTVRAGIPMFNRAVGFGTPVTAGLLDRILDVYREAGVPGAALKIPVPLLPGDWAQVCAARGLTPLPDSVKVTRSTADQPPARTDLRVGRVPAAEERAWIDLVMSGLEPVPYLADLMPGPGRDPRGSRFAAWDGDEMVAAAQLFTHGRAGVLKSGMTRASHRGRGAQSALITARIAAARNAGCDWVVSETSAPEPGERHTSLGNLERLGFARIYDYRTVRWEKRG; encoded by the coding sequence ATGACGCTCACGGACGCCGCCCCGATCGCGGTCGGCGAGGCGATCGAGGGTGCGTTCCTCGGCGCGATCGCGGAGAACGCACCGGCCGTCCTGCGGGAGGCGCTCGGCCTGCGGGTGGTCGCGGTCGACGGCGTCACCGTGCTGACCGTGCGCGCGGGCATCCCGATGTTCAACCGTGCAGTGGGGTTCGGGACCCCGGTGACCGCCGGTCTGCTGGACCGGATCCTCGACGTCTACCGCGAGGCGGGCGTGCCGGGCGCCGCGCTGAAGATCCCGGTGCCGCTGCTGCCCGGCGACTGGGCGCAGGTGTGCGCCGCGCGCGGACTGACACCGCTGCCGGACTCGGTCAAGGTGACCCGGTCGACCGCGGACCAGCCGCCGGCCCGCACCGATCTGCGCGTCGGGCGGGTCCCCGCGGCGGAGGAGCGGGCCTGGATCGACCTCGTCATGTCCGGGCTGGAGCCGGTGCCGTACCTCGCCGACCTGATGCCCGGGCCGGGCCGGGACCCGCGCGGCTCCCGCTTCGCGGCCTGGGACGGCGACGAGATGGTCGCGGCCGCGCAACTGTTCACGCACGGCAGGGCGGGCGTGCTCAAGAGCGGCATGACGCGCGCCTCGCACCGCGGCCGTGGCGCGCAGTCCGCGCTGATCACGGCCCGGATCGCGGCGGCCCGGAATGCCGGCTGCGACTGGGTGGTCTCGGAGACGAGCGCGCCGGAGCCGGGGGAGCGGCACACCTCGCTGGGCAACCTGGAGCGCCTCGGGTTCGCCCGGATCTACGACTACCGGACCGTGCGCTGGGAGAAACGCGGTTAG
- a CDS encoding DUF4873 domain-containing protein, translating to MTDEEYRGPAVVHADGTPYPVEVRMSARFEPVEGRVRWAGRTAPHAELRARVGGGLSEGRLGIGGSAPVPVRLSEPDPWGGVRLTGTGTPPWWVAS from the coding sequence ATGACCGACGAGGAGTACCGAGGGCCGGCCGTGGTGCACGCGGACGGCACGCCGTACCCGGTGGAGGTCCGGATGTCGGCCCGGTTCGAGCCGGTCGAGGGCCGGGTGCGCTGGGCCGGCCGCACGGCGCCGCACGCGGAGCTGCGCGCGCGGGTCGGCGGTGGGCTCAGCGAGGGCCGGCTCGGCATCGGCGGGTCGGCACCGGTGCCGGTCCGGCTGAGCGAGCCGGATCCGTGGGGCGGCGTGCGGCTCACCGGCACCGGCACCCCGCCCTGGTGGGTGGCGTCATGA
- a CDS encoding TetR/AcrR family transcriptional regulator: MTVDSLLGRALARALEPAVPDGERADDEVTARLLDAAHEQFRRWGIRRSTMEDVARRAGVSRVTAYRRFATKDALVEAVVQREFRRYFDRFLVDIRAARTVADRVVEGFAGSMHAIRRNPLIGGLIEAEPDVLIPAMVNDGGRTLATVQRFVAGQLRQEQRAGHIAAEVDVELAAELMTRLSCSFLVVPSSVVDLDDEDGLRALARRFIVPMLGP; encoded by the coding sequence ATGACCGTCGACTCGCTGCTCGGTCGTGCGCTCGCCCGCGCGCTGGAGCCGGCCGTCCCGGACGGTGAGCGGGCCGACGACGAGGTCACCGCGCGCCTGCTGGACGCGGCGCACGAGCAGTTCCGCCGGTGGGGCATCCGCCGCTCCACGATGGAGGACGTGGCCCGCCGGGCCGGCGTCTCCCGGGTCACCGCCTACCGCCGGTTCGCCACCAAGGACGCGCTGGTCGAGGCCGTGGTGCAGCGCGAGTTCCGCCGCTACTTCGACCGGTTCCTGGTCGACATCCGCGCCGCCCGCACGGTCGCCGACCGGGTGGTGGAGGGTTTCGCCGGGTCGATGCACGCGATCCGGCGCAACCCGCTGATCGGCGGCCTGATCGAGGCCGAGCCGGACGTGCTGATCCCCGCCATGGTCAACGACGGCGGCCGCACGCTCGCCACCGTGCAGCGCTTCGTCGCCGGTCAGCTGCGCCAGGAACAGCGCGCCGGCCACATCGCCGCCGAGGTCGACGTCGAGCTCGCCGCCGAGCTGATGACCCGGCTGTCCTGCTCCTTCCTGGTCGTGCCGAGTTCCGTCGTCGATCTCGACGACGAGGACGGGCTCCGCGCGCTGGCCCGCCGCTTCATCGTCCCGATGCTCGGCCCATAG
- a CDS encoding TetR/AcrR family transcriptional regulator encodes MTEARPVRRQARGERRIAEILDAALALFAEAGYEGTSTNAIAARAGISPGSLYQYFPNKDAIADALSQRLLDELRAAHAAAFDLTDVAGAPIAGLVSRVVDPLVAFNVAHPGARALLGDAATPAAVTGRSRPLHAAVTDRVTAIVQARAPHLPTPDAERTAFVTVQIVAALMGPIVAASGPDRAALVTELKNALTGYLTPLTE; translated from the coding sequence ATGACCGAGGCACGTCCGGTGCGCCGCCAGGCCCGCGGCGAGCGCCGCATCGCGGAGATCCTGGACGCCGCACTCGCGCTGTTCGCCGAGGCCGGCTACGAGGGGACGTCGACGAACGCGATCGCGGCCCGCGCCGGCATCTCCCCGGGCTCGCTCTATCAGTACTTCCCCAACAAGGACGCGATCGCCGACGCGCTCTCCCAGCGCCTGCTCGACGAGCTGCGCGCCGCACACGCCGCCGCGTTCGACCTGACCGACGTCGCCGGCGCGCCGATCGCCGGCCTCGTCTCACGCGTGGTCGACCCGCTGGTCGCGTTCAACGTCGCCCACCCCGGCGCCAGGGCCCTCCTCGGCGACGCCGCCACCCCGGCCGCGGTCACCGGCCGCAGCCGGCCGCTGCATGCCGCCGTCACCGACCGGGTCACCGCGATCGTCCAGGCGCGCGCCCCACACCTGCCCACCCCGGACGCGGAACGCACCGCCTTCGTCACGGTGCAGATCGTCGCCGCCCTGATGGGCCCGATCGTCGCCGCCTCCGGGCCCGACCGCGCCGCCCTGGTCACCGAGCTCAAGAACGCACTGACCGGCTACCTGACACCCCTGACCGAATAG
- a CDS encoding oxygenase MpaB family protein: MEPLTRRNMLRAGGALGALGALSVAAPAQAAWTWSAKGSVAGAGAGADPRWVWDDEADPLVASLIERGDVPRVNALLRTWTKNGQPLPAGLPADLHAFMESARQLPPWADPAKLDLAFDFNEKRGLYLGVLYGLASGMMSTVIPKEARAVYYSQGGADMKDRISKTAKLGYDIGARNAFRPDGEMVVTAVKTRLVHAAVRHLLPQSPHWAGVADEDIPISQRDMMVTWHSLPTTVMRKLRDWEVPIPAAESTAFLHSWQVGAHLLGIRDEYIPATWAEADAQADQVLTPILARTPEGVKLADILLKLGTPIDAGILSKPILGAFTRFMLGDEIAQWLEIPREPVWDPLLRTAWGPFVAVREGLLPFPLAPKAYWLFDEFLRKAALLFLSEARPIRIEIPLTNRPEER; this comes from the coding sequence GTGGAACCACTGACCAGGCGCAACATGTTGAGGGCAGGCGGGGCGCTGGGCGCTCTCGGCGCGCTGAGCGTCGCCGCACCGGCGCAGGCGGCGTGGACGTGGTCCGCGAAGGGCTCGGTGGCCGGTGCCGGTGCGGGCGCCGACCCGCGCTGGGTCTGGGACGACGAGGCCGACCCGCTGGTCGCCTCGCTCATCGAGCGCGGTGACGTGCCGCGGGTCAACGCGCTGCTGCGCACCTGGACGAAGAACGGGCAACCGCTGCCGGCCGGGCTCCCCGCCGACCTGCACGCGTTCATGGAGAGCGCGCGGCAGCTGCCGCCCTGGGCCGACCCGGCGAAGCTGGACCTCGCGTTCGACTTCAACGAGAAGCGCGGGCTCTACCTCGGCGTCCTCTACGGGCTGGCCAGCGGCATGATGAGCACGGTCATCCCGAAGGAGGCGCGCGCGGTCTACTACTCCCAGGGCGGCGCGGACATGAAGGACCGCATCTCCAAGACCGCCAAGCTGGGGTACGACATCGGCGCGCGCAACGCGTTCCGGCCGGACGGCGAGATGGTCGTGACCGCGGTCAAGACCCGGCTGGTGCACGCGGCCGTGCGCCACCTGCTGCCGCAGTCACCGCACTGGGCCGGGGTCGCGGACGAGGACATCCCGATCAGCCAGCGGGACATGATGGTCACCTGGCACAGCCTGCCCACCACCGTGATGCGGAAGCTGCGCGACTGGGAGGTGCCGATCCCGGCCGCGGAGTCCACCGCGTTCCTGCACTCCTGGCAGGTCGGCGCGCACCTGCTCGGCATCCGCGACGAGTACATCCCGGCGACCTGGGCGGAGGCGGACGCGCAGGCGGACCAGGTGCTCACACCGATCCTGGCCCGCACGCCGGAGGGGGTGAAGCTGGCCGACATCCTGCTCAAGCTCGGCACGCCGATCGACGCCGGGATCCTCAGCAAGCCGATCCTGGGCGCGTTCACCCGGTTCATGCTCGGCGACGAGATCGCGCAGTGGCTGGAGATCCCGCGCGAACCGGTCTGGGACCCGCTGCTGCGTACCGCGTGGGGGCCGTTCGTCGCGGTCCGGGAGGGACTGCTGCCGTTCCCGCTCGCCCCCAAGGCGTACTGGCTGTTCGACGAGTTCCTGCGCAAGGCCGCGCTGCTGTTCCTGTCCGAGGCCCGGCCGATCCGGATCGAGATCCCGCTGACCAACCGTCCTGAGGAGCGTTGA
- a CDS encoding oxygenase MpaB family protein: MAELSRRGVLALGAFGAFGMPSVERAVPWTWPSSGSITGTGTGADPRQIWDTDADPVAARLLDSGVVPVVNRLLWDWNRNDQPLPAGLPDYLHDFIESARTLPAWADRAKLEAAARFNKSRGLYLNLLNGVGGGMLSTAIPKEAWSVYYSKGGADMEDRVAKTSLLGFSVGSLNAYRPDGDCVVQAVKTRLVHAAVRHLLQQSPHWKWGVPISQEDILVTWHTLPTYAMRKMREWAVPISAADSQAYLHVWQVTAHLLGVRDEYIPATWAAANAQSDQVLPPNMGPTREGVELTDILLGQLAEQTSPGSVSRPLVNALARYLAGPQVADWDEIPREPVWEPLIARLWPILVRFREGLVPLPLVPETAWVIDEAVRQYILFFLTKGQETKIEIPTTNRPG, encoded by the coding sequence ATGGCGGAGCTGAGCAGGCGCGGGGTGCTGGCGCTGGGCGCGTTCGGGGCGTTCGGCATGCCCTCCGTGGAGCGGGCGGTGCCGTGGACCTGGCCGTCCAGCGGATCGATCACCGGCACCGGCACCGGCGCCGACCCGCGCCAGATCTGGGACACCGACGCCGACCCGGTCGCGGCACGGCTGCTGGACAGCGGCGTCGTGCCCGTGGTCAACCGGCTGCTGTGGGACTGGAACCGCAACGACCAGCCACTGCCCGCCGGGCTCCCGGACTACCTGCACGACTTCATCGAGAGCGCGCGGACGCTGCCGGCCTGGGCCGACCGGGCGAAGCTCGAGGCCGCGGCGCGGTTCAACAAGTCGCGCGGGCTCTATCTCAATCTGCTCAACGGCGTCGGCGGCGGCATGCTGAGCACCGCGATCCCCAAGGAGGCCTGGTCGGTCTACTACTCCAAGGGTGGCGCGGACATGGAGGACCGGGTCGCCAAGACCAGCCTGCTCGGGTTCTCGGTCGGCTCACTCAACGCGTACCGGCCGGACGGCGACTGTGTCGTGCAGGCGGTCAAGACGCGGCTGGTGCACGCGGCCGTGCGGCACCTGCTCCAGCAGTCCCCGCACTGGAAGTGGGGCGTGCCGATCAGCCAGGAGGACATCCTGGTCACCTGGCACACGCTGCCGACCTACGCGATGCGCAAGATGCGGGAGTGGGCGGTGCCGATCAGCGCGGCCGACTCCCAGGCGTACCTGCACGTCTGGCAGGTCACCGCGCACCTGCTGGGCGTGCGCGACGAGTACATCCCGGCGACCTGGGCCGCGGCGAACGCGCAGTCCGACCAGGTGCTCCCGCCGAACATGGGGCCCACCCGGGAGGGCGTCGAGCTGACCGACATCCTGCTCGGGCAGCTCGCCGAGCAGACCAGCCCGGGCAGCGTCAGCCGTCCGCTGGTCAACGCGCTCGCCCGATATCTGGCCGGGCCGCAGGTCGCCGACTGGGACGAGATCCCGCGCGAGCCCGTGTGGGAGCCGCTGATCGCACGGCTGTGGCCGATCCTGGTCCGGTTCCGGGAGGGCCTGGTGCCGCTGCCGCTGGTGCCGGAGACCGCGTGGGTCATCGACGAGGCGGTCCGGCAGTACATCCTGTTCTTCCTCACCAAGGGTCAGGAGACGAAGATCGAGATCCCGACGACGAACCGGCCCGGGTGA